In Papaver somniferum cultivar HN1 chromosome 1, ASM357369v1, whole genome shotgun sequence, a genomic segment contains:
- the LOC113358377 gene encoding basic 7S globulin-like produces MASSYFSSSVIQFLAFFFSLSQLPSSSSRGIVFQLERDSSTLQYLIKINQGTPSTAVKLVVDLGGKLPWLLCLKGTYNSSSIRPVKCMSALCSLATKPLNSTCIYKNSCSIYTNNPVTNSVARGELVSDLVTVLSNEDSNVTLGTPVASLRRCAFGCAATVYISGGLAKGANGVAGLGRSSALSFVTQFSVGFRFSRIFALDLHDNINDDKLNQTRGKIYFGGGSYIHYLYGYEDWADRVLSYTPLLINPKRKEEYFIDVKSIKVHGETLPINKKLLSINKKTGTGGTKIDIQIPYTTLQTSIYKEYIKAYTGWVERYNNANAKVLDFTNITMVTPVAPFSACYNSSTIPLLTSFDSAPPGVAFIFAKSVWNISLYDLVRVKDGVDCVGFVDGGSKPKTSIVIGARQIGFLEFDISRSGLGFEQPSTKDLEF; encoded by the coding sequence ATggcttcttcttatttttcttcgtCTGTTATTCAGTTTCTTgcatttttcttctctctttcgcAATTACCTTCCTCTTCTTCTCGTGGTATAGTGTTTCAACTTGAAAGAGATTCATCAACCCTCCAATATTTGATCAAAATCAACCAAGGAACTCCTTCAACTGCAGTAAAACTAGTTGTCGATCTCGGtggaaaattaccctggcttctTTGTCTTAAGGGTACCTACAACTCATCCTCGATTCGACCTGTCAAATGCATGTCGGCGCTATGCTCTCTAGCTACCAAACCACTGAATAGTACATGTATTTATAAGAATTCTTGCAGCATTTACACAAATAATCCGGTAACAAATTCAGTCGCCAGAGGTGAGCTAGTGTCGGATCTGGTGACTGTTTTATCTAACGAAGATAGCAACGTCACCTTGGGAACACCGGTTGCTTCACTTCGCCGGTGTGCTTTTGGTTGTGCAGCTACTGTTTATATCTCAGGTGGACTTGCAAAAGGTGCTAACGGAGTGGCTGGTCTTGGGCGTTCATCTGCTCTTTCATTCGTTACACAATTTTCTGTTGGATTTCGATTCTCTCGCATTTTTGCTCTGGATTTACATGACAACATTAATGACGACAAATTAAACCAAACGAGAGGTAAGATTTATTTCGGGGGTGGATCTTACATTCATTATTTGTATGGCTATGAAGATTGGGCGGATAGGGTTTTAAGTTACACACCGCTCTTGATTAATCCAAAACGGAAGGAAGAATATTTCATTGATGTAAAATCGATCAAGGTACACGGGGAAACCCTACCAATAAACAAAAAGTTGTTGTCTATTAACAAGAAAACTGGAACTGGAGGAACAAAAATCGACATTCAAATTCCATATACTACTTTGCAGACATCAATCTACAAGGAATATATCAAAGCTTATACTGGATGGGTTGAACGCTATAATAATGCTAACGCCAAAGTACTTGATTTCACAAACATTACCATGGTTACTCCCGTGGCGCCTTTTTCCGCCTGTTATAACTCATCCACCATACCTCTTTTAACATCATTTGATTCGGCGCCACCAGGTGTAGCTTTCATCTTTGCCAAGAGTGTATGGAACATCTCTTTGTATGATCTGGTAAGAGTCAAGGATGGTGTCGACTGTGTGGGATTTGTTGATGGAGGTTCAAAGCCTAAGACTTCCATCGTCATTGGTGCACGTCAGATAGGTTTCCTAGAGTTTGATATTTCCAGATCCGGATTGGGGTTTGAGCAACCAAGTACTAAAGATTTAGAGTTTTGA